Proteins from a single region of Apium graveolens cultivar Ventura chromosome 7, ASM990537v1, whole genome shotgun sequence:
- the LOC141675111 gene encoding protein PLASTID TRANSCRIPTIONALLY ACTIVE 14 isoform X2: protein MGSSVLVQQCLISSLQLNLYHHKFTKQNYPPSRTVRTHENKHKNGVTRASSSSSSSSSSSSSLETTIPSSSYSSASFPLLKPSDEPQDSPASQLELADPDFYRIGYVRNVRAYGVEFREGPDGFGVYASKDVEPLRRARVIMEIPLEVMLTISQKLPWMFFPDIIPVGHPIFDIINSTNPETEWDLRLACLLLYAFDRDDNFWQLYGDFLPSVEETTSLLLAKEEDLSELQDHNLASAMREQQKRALEFWEKNWHSGVPLKIRRLAPDSERFIWAVSMAQSRCINLQVRIGALVQHANMFIPYADMLNHSFQPNCFFHWRFKDRMLEVMINAGQRIRKGDEMTINYMSRQNDTLMQRYGFSSPVNPWDVIPFSGNARIHLDSFLSVFNISGLPQEYYHNRRLSKDGDSFVDGAVIAAARTLPTWSDGDIPPLPSAERNAVKELQDECQQMLAEFPTTSVQDQEIIDSMLETRKTLEVAVKYRLHKKLLIEKVIQALDIYQERILF from the exons ATGGGTTCTTCAGTTCTTGTTCAACAATGTTTAATTTCAAGCCTCCAACTCAATCTTTATCATCACAAATTCACTAAACAAAATTACCCACCATCAAGAACTGTACGGACCCATGAAAACAAGCATAAAAATGGAGTTACTagagcttcttcttcttcttcttcttcttcttcttcttcatcttcacttgaAACTACAATCCCATCTTCTTCTTATTCTTCTGCTTCATTTCCTCTGCTTAAACCCTCTGATGAACCCCAAGATTCTCCTGCTTCTCAG TTGGAATTGGCAGATCCCGACTTCTATAGGATAGGATATGTTCGAAATGTTAGAGCATATGGAGTCGAATTTAGGGAGGGCCCTGATGGATTTGGAGTCTATGCTTCTAAAGATGTTGAGCCTCTTCGCCGAGCTAGA GTGATTATGGAAATTCCCTTGGAAGTGATGTTAACCATTAGCCAAAAGCTCCCATGGATGTTTTTCCCCGATATCATACCCGTGGGTCATCCAATATTTGACATTATCAACTCTACCAATCCAGAG ACAGAATGGGACCTGAGGTTAGCATGTCTTCTTCTGTATGCATTTGATCGAGATGATAACTTTTGGCAGCTTTATGGTGACTTTCTTCCTAGCGTCGAGGAGACTACTAGCTTGCTTCTTGCGAAAGAG GAGGACCTATCAGAGCTTCAAGATCACAATCTTGCTTCAGCTATGAGAGAGCAGCAAAAGAGAGCATTAGAATTTTGGGAAAAGAATTGG CATTCTGGTGTGCCCCTTAAGATCAGGCGCCTGGCACCTGATTCTGAGAGATTTATCTGGGCAGTGAGTATGGCCCAGTCTCGATGCATTAACCTTCAAGTAAGAATAGGCGCACTAGTTCAACATGCAAATATGTTCATTCCTTATGCCG ACATGCTGAACCACTCCTTCCAGCCAAATTGCTTTTTCCATTGGCGTTTCAAGGACCGCATGCTTGAGGTGATGATAAATGCAGGACAACGGATTAGAAAAGGAGATGAG ATGACAATTAATTACATGAGCAGACAGAATGATACTCTTATGCAAAGATATGGATTTTCATCACCTGTG AATCCTTGGGATGTCATTCCATTTTCAGGCAATGCACGAATCCATTTAGATTCCTTTTTGTCAGTCTTCAACATATCCGGTCTTCCTCAAGAATATTATCATAACC GTCGGCTATCAAAAGATGGAGATAGTTTTGTTGACGGGGCAGTCATAGCAGCTGCAAGGACATTGCCTACTTGGTCAGATGGTGATATTCCTCCTCTTCCAAGTGCTGAAAGAAATGCTGTGAAGGAGCTACAAGACGAATGTCAACAGATGCTTGCGGAGTTTCCCACAACTTCTGTGCAAGACCAGGAAATTATAG ACTCAATGCTGGAAACTAGAAAAACGCTTGAAGTCGCTGTCAA
- the LOC141675111 gene encoding protein PLASTID TRANSCRIPTIONALLY ACTIVE 14 isoform X1 produces MGSSVLVQQCLISSLQLNLYHHKFTKQNYPPSRTVRTHENKHKNGVTRASSSSSSSSSSSSSLETTIPSSSYSSASFPLLKPSDEPQDSPASQLELADPDFYRIGYVRNVRAYGVEFREGPDGFGVYASKDVEPLRRARVIMEIPLEVMLTISQKLPWMFFPDIIPVGHPIFDIINSTNPETEWDLRLACLLLYAFDRDDNFWQLYGDFLPSVEETTSLLLAKEEDLSELQDHNLASAMREQQKRALEFWEKNWHSGVPLKIRRLAPDSERFIWAVSMAQSRCINLQVRIGALVQHANMFIPYADMLNHSFQPNCFFHWRFKDRMLEVMINAGQRIRKGDEMTINYMSRQNDTLMQRYGFSSPVNPWDVIPFSGNARIHLDSFLSVFNISGLPQEYYHNPGRLSKDGDSFVDGAVIAAARTLPTWSDGDIPPLPSAERNAVKELQDECQQMLAEFPTTSVQDQEIIDSMLETRKTLEVAVKYRLHKKLLIEKVIQALDIYQERILF; encoded by the exons ATGGGTTCTTCAGTTCTTGTTCAACAATGTTTAATTTCAAGCCTCCAACTCAATCTTTATCATCACAAATTCACTAAACAAAATTACCCACCATCAAGAACTGTACGGACCCATGAAAACAAGCATAAAAATGGAGTTACTagagcttcttcttcttcttcttcttcttcttcttcttcatcttcacttgaAACTACAATCCCATCTTCTTCTTATTCTTCTGCTTCATTTCCTCTGCTTAAACCCTCTGATGAACCCCAAGATTCTCCTGCTTCTCAG TTGGAATTGGCAGATCCCGACTTCTATAGGATAGGATATGTTCGAAATGTTAGAGCATATGGAGTCGAATTTAGGGAGGGCCCTGATGGATTTGGAGTCTATGCTTCTAAAGATGTTGAGCCTCTTCGCCGAGCTAGA GTGATTATGGAAATTCCCTTGGAAGTGATGTTAACCATTAGCCAAAAGCTCCCATGGATGTTTTTCCCCGATATCATACCCGTGGGTCATCCAATATTTGACATTATCAACTCTACCAATCCAGAG ACAGAATGGGACCTGAGGTTAGCATGTCTTCTTCTGTATGCATTTGATCGAGATGATAACTTTTGGCAGCTTTATGGTGACTTTCTTCCTAGCGTCGAGGAGACTACTAGCTTGCTTCTTGCGAAAGAG GAGGACCTATCAGAGCTTCAAGATCACAATCTTGCTTCAGCTATGAGAGAGCAGCAAAAGAGAGCATTAGAATTTTGGGAAAAGAATTGG CATTCTGGTGTGCCCCTTAAGATCAGGCGCCTGGCACCTGATTCTGAGAGATTTATCTGGGCAGTGAGTATGGCCCAGTCTCGATGCATTAACCTTCAAGTAAGAATAGGCGCACTAGTTCAACATGCAAATATGTTCATTCCTTATGCCG ACATGCTGAACCACTCCTTCCAGCCAAATTGCTTTTTCCATTGGCGTTTCAAGGACCGCATGCTTGAGGTGATGATAAATGCAGGACAACGGATTAGAAAAGGAGATGAG ATGACAATTAATTACATGAGCAGACAGAATGATACTCTTATGCAAAGATATGGATTTTCATCACCTGTG AATCCTTGGGATGTCATTCCATTTTCAGGCAATGCACGAATCCATTTAGATTCCTTTTTGTCAGTCTTCAACATATCCGGTCTTCCTCAAGAATATTATCATAACC CAGGTCGGCTATCAAAAGATGGAGATAGTTTTGTTGACGGGGCAGTCATAGCAGCTGCAAGGACATTGCCTACTTGGTCAGATGGTGATATTCCTCCTCTTCCAAGTGCTGAAAGAAATGCTGTGAAGGAGCTACAAGACGAATGTCAACAGATGCTTGCGGAGTTTCCCACAACTTCTGTGCAAGACCAGGAAATTATAG ACTCAATGCTGGAAACTAGAAAAACGCTTGAAGTCGCTGTCAA